A genomic segment from Actinoplanes sichuanensis encodes:
- a CDS encoding putative bifunctional diguanylate cyclase/phosphodiesterase yields the protein MRDRWAVSSWVLLSVGAPVAVFVGVADPPGATYAYLAGVLVCVIAAAVGIRRNVPVGHRRPWLFILAAMVVSLTGESMRVLTERGTVLGMFPDIALLPIYLLLTAGVIDLVRRTRANADDPARVDSALIGVGAALLVWSLWVEPWIDGGDLRWQNLVAAALPLAAAMLMTIALPMLLLGRTRAPAMWFFVASGVALLSANIVLANRGWFVQGADGIPLKTMGALVLAADFANAACVLHPTVPVLTERVLARSHVLRRGRTAMITASLCVPTILGVAAPPRGQTFSLVRATLSLALIGVVVARVVRANNSRARAEQEARWRAEHDSLTGLPNRERLAATVARWTDPDTQVSVLLLDLDRFKLVNDHWGHEVGDEMLRAAAARIVATVRADDLVCRTGGDEFAVALTAPVGDPAAEALAGRLLAALDEPLPLSVGAVDVTASIGIATAGAGTGAVELLRDADTAMYRAKDSGRNRYAVFDPPLRERLQRRFTLERALRGALDQGQLDVHYQPLVRLAGEQIDGFEALMRWTHPTLGPVSPVEFIPIAEDTGLIVAAGAWLLEEAAARTREWRETAPVHVSVNLAVRQLREPGLAGRVGEILVRTGLPPEGLWLEVTESGFMDDPDACLRTLHELRDLGVTLCIDDFGTGFSSLSYLQRMPVSIVKIDRAFITGVGDGGPNEPIVRAVLAMSHALGHRVVAEGVETTTQRDWLRANDCDFAQGWLYGRPLPAAAQTPVSRFADHPTR from the coding sequence GTGAGAGACCGGTGGGCCGTCTCCTCCTGGGTGCTGCTGAGCGTCGGCGCACCCGTCGCCGTCTTCGTCGGTGTCGCCGACCCACCCGGCGCCACCTACGCGTACCTCGCCGGTGTCCTCGTCTGCGTGATCGCGGCGGCCGTCGGCATCCGCCGCAACGTCCCGGTCGGGCATCGCCGGCCCTGGCTGTTCATCCTGGCCGCGATGGTGGTCTCCCTGACCGGCGAGTCGATGCGGGTGCTCACCGAGCGCGGCACCGTCCTCGGCATGTTCCCGGACATCGCCCTGCTCCCCATCTATCTGCTGCTCACCGCCGGTGTGATCGACCTGGTCCGGCGGACCCGGGCCAATGCCGACGACCCGGCCCGGGTCGACTCCGCACTGATCGGCGTCGGTGCCGCGCTGCTGGTGTGGTCGCTGTGGGTCGAACCGTGGATCGACGGCGGCGACCTCCGATGGCAGAACCTGGTCGCGGCGGCCCTGCCGCTGGCCGCGGCGATGCTGATGACCATCGCCCTGCCGATGCTGCTGCTCGGCCGGACCCGCGCCCCCGCGATGTGGTTCTTCGTCGCCAGCGGCGTGGCCCTGCTGTCGGCGAACATCGTGCTGGCCAACCGCGGCTGGTTCGTGCAGGGCGCGGACGGCATCCCGCTGAAGACCATGGGCGCCCTCGTGCTGGCCGCCGACTTCGCCAACGCCGCCTGCGTGCTGCATCCCACCGTGCCCGTACTCACCGAACGCGTGCTGGCCCGTTCGCACGTGCTGCGCCGCGGCCGCACCGCCATGATCACGGCTTCGCTGTGTGTGCCGACGATCCTCGGCGTGGCTGCGCCGCCGCGAGGTCAGACCTTTTCGCTGGTACGGGCGACGCTGTCGCTGGCTTTGATCGGCGTCGTGGTCGCTCGCGTGGTACGGGCCAACAACTCCCGGGCCCGCGCCGAACAGGAGGCCCGCTGGCGTGCCGAACACGACTCCCTGACCGGCCTGCCCAACCGGGAACGGCTCGCCGCCACCGTGGCCCGCTGGACCGACCCGGACACCCAGGTCAGCGTGCTGCTCCTCGACCTCGACCGGTTCAAGCTGGTCAACGACCATTGGGGCCACGAGGTGGGCGACGAGATGCTGCGCGCGGCCGCCGCCCGGATCGTCGCCACCGTCCGCGCCGACGACCTGGTCTGCCGGACCGGCGGCGACGAGTTCGCGGTCGCCCTGACCGCACCCGTCGGCGATCCCGCGGCCGAAGCCCTGGCCGGACGCCTGCTCGCGGCCCTGGACGAGCCGCTGCCCCTCTCTGTCGGGGCGGTCGACGTCACCGCGTCGATCGGCATCGCCACCGCGGGCGCCGGAACCGGCGCGGTGGAACTGCTCCGGGACGCCGACACGGCGATGTACCGGGCCAAGGACTCCGGCCGCAACCGCTACGCCGTCTTCGACCCGCCCCTCCGCGAACGCCTCCAGCGGCGGTTCACGCTCGAACGCGCCCTGCGCGGCGCCCTCGACCAGGGGCAGCTCGACGTCCACTACCAGCCGCTCGTGCGCCTGGCCGGCGAACAGATCGACGGATTCGAAGCGCTGATGCGGTGGACCCACCCCACCCTGGGGCCGGTCTCGCCGGTCGAGTTCATCCCGATCGCCGAGGACACCGGGCTCATCGTCGCCGCCGGGGCGTGGCTGCTGGAGGAGGCCGCGGCCCGCACCCGGGAATGGCGCGAGACGGCCCCCGTGCACGTGTCGGTCAACCTGGCCGTACGGCAGCTGCGCGAACCCGGCCTCGCCGGAAGGGTGGGGGAGATCCTGGTCCGGACCGGCCTCCCGCCGGAGGGGCTGTGGCTGGAGGTCACCGAGTCCGGGTTCATGGACGATCCGGACGCCTGCCTGCGCACCCTGCACGAATTACGGGACCTCGGCGTCACCCTGTGCATCGACGACTTCGGCACCGGCTTCTCGTCGCTCAGTTACCTGCAGCGGATGCCGGTCTCCATCGTCAAGATCGACCGCGCCTTCATCACCGGGGTGGGCGACGGCGGCCCGAACGAGCCGATCGTCCGCGCGGTCCTGGCCATGTCACACGCGCTGGGCCACCGGGTGGTGGCCGAGGGCGTCGAGACCACCACCCAGCGGGATTGGCTGCGCGCCAACGACTGCGACTTCGCCCAGGGCTGGCTGTACGGCAGACCTCTACCGGCCGCCGCTCAGACTCCCGTCTCCCGTTTCGCCGATCATCCGACTCGCTGA
- a CDS encoding ABC transporter substrate-binding protein, which yields MNRRSLISAAAAVAMSVSLAACGADSDPLANEPAASGAAGGGAVTVGSANFPESQLLAEIYSQALEAKGVKVTRKFNIGAREVYLKALQDGSISLLPEYNGALLAALSPNGIPAGVSSSDTVLAELKKVLPAGTEVLAQSAAEDKDTLTVSADTATKNNLKTIEDLKAVAPTLVAGGGPEFTERQQGLKGLKEVYGVEFKEYKPLDPGGPLTVNALKDGDIQVANLFSTDSSIVTNKFVTLADPKNLFTSQNVLPLIRSEANNATVTGALDAVSGKLTTENLTSYLAQVQVDKKDIAVVAKAFLSENGLG from the coding sequence ATGAACCGCCGTTCTCTGATAAGCGCGGCCGCCGCCGTCGCCATGTCCGTCTCCCTCGCGGCCTGCGGTGCCGACAGTGATCCGCTCGCCAACGAGCCGGCCGCGTCCGGCGCCGCCGGTGGTGGCGCGGTCACCGTCGGCTCGGCGAACTTCCCGGAGAGCCAGTTGCTCGCCGAGATCTACTCGCAGGCCCTCGAGGCCAAGGGCGTCAAGGTCACCCGCAAGTTCAACATCGGTGCGCGTGAGGTCTACCTCAAGGCGCTCCAGGACGGTTCCATCTCGCTGCTCCCGGAGTACAACGGCGCGCTGCTGGCGGCCCTCTCCCCGAACGGCATCCCGGCCGGCGTGAGCAGCTCGGACACGGTTCTCGCGGAGCTGAAGAAGGTGCTGCCGGCGGGTACCGAGGTGCTGGCCCAGTCGGCCGCCGAGGACAAGGACACGCTGACCGTCAGCGCGGACACCGCCACCAAGAACAACCTGAAGACGATCGAGGACCTCAAGGCGGTCGCCCCGACCCTGGTCGCCGGTGGCGGGCCCGAGTTCACCGAGCGCCAGCAGGGCCTCAAGGGCCTCAAGGAGGTGTACGGCGTCGAGTTCAAGGAGTACAAGCCGCTGGACCCGGGTGGCCCGCTGACCGTCAACGCCCTCAAGGACGGTGACATCCAGGTGGCGAACCTGTTCTCCACCGACTCGTCGATCGTGACCAACAAGTTCGTCACCCTGGCCGACCCGAAGAACCTGTTCACCTCGCAGAACGTGCTCCCGCTGATCCGCAGCGAGGCGAACAACGCGACGGTGACCGGCGCTCTGGACGCGGTCTCGGGCAAGCTGACCACCGAGAACCTGACCAGCTACCTGGCCCAGGTGCAGGTGGACAAGAAGGACATCGCCGTGGTGGCGAAGGCGTTCCTGTCGGAGAACGGCCTCGGATAA
- a CDS encoding DsbA family oxidoreductase — MSISIDVWSDVVCPWCYIGKRRLETALDRFEDADVTVTWHSFQLDPTIPQGTREPVHEMLAKKIGAPASQVRAMTHQVTQLAEAEGLTYDLGHAISVNTRDAHRVAHLADQHGLGTEMHEALLKAHLSDAAVVDDPETLVRLATAVGVPADEAADVVAGTKYGAEVDADIRKARQLGISGVPFFLINQKYGISGAQSADAFLGALRKVHAES; from the coding sequence GTGAGCATCAGCATCGACGTCTGGTCCGACGTGGTCTGCCCGTGGTGCTACATCGGCAAACGGCGCCTGGAGACCGCGCTCGACAGGTTCGAGGACGCCGACGTCACCGTGACCTGGCACAGCTTCCAGCTCGACCCGACCATCCCCCAGGGCACCCGGGAGCCGGTCCACGAGATGCTGGCCAAGAAGATCGGCGCGCCGGCCTCCCAGGTGCGGGCGATGACCCACCAGGTCACGCAGCTCGCCGAGGCCGAGGGCCTGACCTACGACCTGGGTCACGCGATCTCGGTCAACACCCGCGACGCGCACCGGGTCGCTCACCTGGCCGACCAGCACGGCCTCGGCACAGAAATGCACGAGGCGCTGCTCAAGGCGCATCTGTCCGACGCTGCGGTGGTCGACGATCCGGAGACTTTGGTACGACTCGCGACCGCCGTCGGGGTCCCGGCGGACGAGGCGGCCGACGTGGTCGCCGGGACGAAATACGGCGCCGAGGTCGACGCCGACATCCGAAAGGCCCGCCAGCTGGGCATCAGCGGCGTCCCGTTCTTCCTGATCAACCAGAAGTACGGGATCTCCGGAGCCCAGTCGGCCGACGCGTTCCTCGGCGCCCTTCGCAAGGTCCACGCCGAAAGCTGA
- a CDS encoding M4 family metallopeptidase — MKRAFALTSATLLVGSALVATATSTSAAPPSPVAPPSEAQAVAGAESHIAARPADIEAADGDSYKVYRTTVDANGASHVRYDRLYHGLRVYGGDFVVHSKPGGAYDGSSVGLLSPLSLSVTPKVSAAKATKTAEANFEGTRAATGTPELFVDASTGTGRLAWETVVSGWAPDKQTPSRLHVISDAQTGAYIGEFDEIETVAGTGNSVYSGAVSIDTTLSGSTYSMIDPSHGNGRTCDMNNGTSTCTTFTDADNTWGTGATSNRQSAGVDAHFGAAKTFDYFKNVHGRNGIFGTGAGVPSRVHYGNAYVNAFWDGAQMTYGDGSGNSRPLVSLDVAGHEMSHGVTEAVVSGGLTYSGESGGLNEATSDIFGNMVEFYANTTVDPGDYQVGEKININGNNTPLRYMYNPTLDGSSHGCWASNTNSIDVHYSSGPGNHFFFNLAEGTGATAYGTSPVCGSAPAVTGIGRAKAEKIWFRALDSYFTSNTRYYLASNLANTARAYTLRAATDLYGSCSTEYKTVQAAWTAVNVAGSDATCSTGNDFSLTASPTSASVNPGSSATATIATAVTSGSAQTVALTASGLPAGVTASFSPSSVTAGAGSTLTLATTTAAAPGTYAITITGTGTAATKTATFSLTVNGAGGSCSGTNATDVTISDNATVNSPIAISGCSRAASASSTVEIHIVHTYVGDLVVSLVAPDGSVYTLRNRSGGSADNIDTTYTANLSSETAPNGTWNLRVQDAASADVGYINSWTLTL; from the coding sequence GTGAAGAGAGCCTTTGCGCTGACCAGCGCCACCCTGCTGGTCGGCAGCGCGCTCGTGGCCACCGCCACGAGCACCTCAGCCGCACCGCCGTCGCCCGTCGCGCCGCCCTCCGAGGCACAGGCGGTCGCCGGCGCGGAGTCCCACATCGCCGCCCGTCCCGCCGACATCGAGGCCGCCGACGGCGACAGCTACAAGGTGTATCGGACCACGGTGGACGCCAACGGCGCCTCGCACGTCCGCTACGACCGCCTCTACCACGGCCTGCGCGTCTACGGCGGCGACTTCGTCGTGCACAGCAAGCCGGGCGGCGCCTACGACGGCTCGTCGGTCGGCCTGCTGTCCCCGCTCTCACTGAGCGTCACCCCGAAGGTCAGCGCGGCCAAGGCCACCAAGACCGCCGAGGCCAACTTCGAGGGCACCCGTGCCGCGACCGGTACGCCCGAACTGTTCGTCGACGCGAGCACCGGCACCGGCCGGCTGGCCTGGGAGACCGTCGTCAGCGGCTGGGCCCCGGACAAGCAGACCCCGTCCCGCCTGCACGTCATCAGCGACGCGCAGACCGGCGCCTACATCGGCGAGTTCGACGAGATCGAGACGGTCGCCGGCACCGGCAACAGCGTCTACTCCGGCGCCGTCAGCATCGACACCACGCTGTCCGGTTCCACCTACAGCATGATCGACCCGTCGCACGGCAACGGCCGCACCTGCGACATGAACAACGGCACCAGCACCTGCACCACCTTCACCGACGCGGACAACACCTGGGGTACCGGCGCGACCTCCAACCGCCAGTCGGCGGGGGTCGACGCGCACTTCGGCGCGGCCAAGACGTTCGACTACTTCAAGAACGTGCACGGACGCAACGGCATCTTCGGCACCGGTGCGGGCGTTCCGTCCCGGGTGCACTACGGCAACGCGTACGTCAACGCGTTCTGGGACGGCGCCCAGATGACCTACGGTGACGGCTCCGGCAACTCCCGCCCGCTCGTCTCCCTCGACGTGGCCGGCCACGAGATGTCGCACGGCGTGACCGAGGCGGTCGTCTCCGGCGGCCTCACCTACTCCGGCGAGTCCGGCGGTCTCAACGAGGCCACCAGCGACATCTTCGGCAACATGGTCGAGTTCTACGCCAACACCACCGTGGACCCGGGCGACTACCAGGTCGGCGAGAAGATCAACATCAACGGCAACAACACGCCGCTGCGATACATGTACAACCCGACCCTGGACGGCTCGTCGCACGGCTGCTGGGCCTCCAACACCAACAGCATCGACGTGCACTACTCGTCCGGCCCGGGCAACCACTTCTTCTTCAACCTGGCCGAGGGCACCGGTGCCACCGCGTACGGCACCTCGCCGGTCTGCGGTTCGGCCCCGGCCGTCACCGGCATCGGCCGCGCCAAGGCCGAGAAGATCTGGTTCCGCGCGCTCGACTCGTACTTCACCTCGAACACCCGCTACTACCTGGCCTCGAACCTGGCCAACACGGCTCGCGCCTACACCCTGCGGGCCGCCACCGACCTGTACGGCTCGTGCTCCACCGAGTACAAGACCGTCCAGGCCGCCTGGACCGCGGTCAACGTGGCCGGTAGCGACGCCACCTGCTCCACCGGTAACGACTTCTCGCTGACCGCCAGCCCGACCAGCGCCTCGGTCAACCCGGGCTCGTCGGCCACCGCCACCATCGCCACCGCCGTCACCAGCGGCAGCGCCCAGACGGTCGCTCTGACCGCCTCCGGCCTGCCGGCCGGCGTCACCGCGAGCTTCAGCCCGTCGTCGGTCACCGCCGGCGCCGGTTCCACGCTGACCCTGGCCACCACCACCGCGGCCGCACCCGGTACCTACGCCATCACCATCACCGGCACCGGCACGGCGGCCACCAAGACCGCCACGTTCTCCCTGACTGTCAACGGCGCCGGCGGCAGCTGCTCCGGCACCAACGCCACCGACGTGACGATCTCGGACAACGCCACGGTCAACTCGCCGATCGCGATCAGCGGCTGCTCCCGCGCCGCCTCGGCGTCCAGCACCGTCGAGATCCACATCGTTCACACCTACGTCGGTGACCTGGTCGTCTCCCTGGTCGCTCCGGACGGCAGCGTCTACACGCTGCGCAACCGCAGCGGTGGCAGCGCCGACAACATCGACACCACCTACACGGCCAACCTGTCGTCCGAAACCGCCCCGAACGGCACCTGGAACCTGCGGGTCCAGGACGCCGCCTCGGCTGACGTCGGCTACATCAACAGCTGGACCCTGACCCTCTGA
- a CDS encoding ABC transporter permease, whose amino-acid sequence MIQYLTNNYEIVWQALQEHLYLALLPILFGFVISLPLGYLAVRFTWLYHPLINTFGVLYSVPSLALFVFLPVILGTKVLDPVNVVVALTVYTVALLARTVADGLRSVDPVVVQAATAMGYRRTRRLIDVELPIALPVILAGLRVATVSNISLVSVGSLIGIGGLGQLFTRGFQLFYLEPILIGIILSVLLAGIADLIIVLVQRAVTPWTRAA is encoded by the coding sequence ATGATCCAGTACCTGACGAACAACTACGAGATCGTCTGGCAGGCGCTGCAGGAGCATCTGTATCTGGCGCTGTTGCCGATCCTGTTCGGGTTCGTGATCTCGCTGCCGCTGGGTTACCTCGCGGTCCGGTTCACCTGGCTCTACCACCCGCTGATCAACACATTCGGGGTGCTCTACTCGGTCCCGTCGCTGGCGCTCTTCGTCTTCCTGCCGGTCATCCTCGGCACCAAGGTGCTGGACCCGGTCAACGTGGTGGTGGCGCTGACCGTCTACACGGTGGCGCTGCTGGCCCGGACCGTCGCCGACGGCCTGCGCTCGGTCGATCCGGTGGTGGTCCAGGCGGCCACCGCGATGGGCTACCGTCGGACCCGGCGGCTGATCGACGTCGAGTTGCCGATCGCGCTACCGGTCATCCTGGCCGGGCTGCGGGTGGCCACGGTCTCCAACATCAGCCTGGTCAGCGTCGGCTCGCTGATCGGCATCGGCGGGCTCGGTCAACTGTTCACCCGTGGCTTCCAGCTGTTCTACCTGGAGCCGATCCTGATCGGCATCATCCTGTCGGTGCTGCTCGCCGGGATCGCCGACCTGATCATCGTGCTCGTGCAGCGGGCCGTCACCCCGTGGACGCGTGCCGCATGA
- a CDS encoding ABC transporter permease has translation MNFSYLTDPAHWDLGNPGSIPHLIVSHLGYTALALLFGVIIALPVGLYIGHTGKGSFLAINAGNAGRSLPTLGLLMLMVTLLGLGLLPVLIALTVLVIPPILTSAYAGMRNLDHRVVDAARGMGMRPWQVLTRVELPMALPVLLSGFRNAALQVVATATVAAAVGLGGLGRLLIDGLAVNDYSRVLAGAIVVAALAVLVDLFLALIQRLIVSPGLKGLS, from the coding sequence ATGAACTTCTCCTACCTGACCGATCCGGCCCACTGGGATCTCGGCAACCCCGGCAGCATTCCCCACCTGATCGTGTCGCACCTCGGTTACACCGCGCTGGCGCTGCTTTTCGGCGTGATCATCGCGCTGCCGGTCGGGCTGTACATCGGCCACACCGGCAAGGGCTCGTTCCTCGCCATCAACGCCGGCAACGCCGGGCGCTCGCTGCCCACCCTGGGCCTGCTGATGCTGATGGTCACCCTGCTCGGGCTGGGCCTGCTGCCGGTGCTGATCGCGCTGACCGTCCTGGTCATCCCACCGATCCTCACCTCGGCGTACGCCGGGATGCGCAACCTGGACCACCGGGTCGTCGACGCGGCGCGGGGGATGGGGATGCGCCCGTGGCAGGTGCTGACCCGGGTCGAGCTGCCGATGGCTCTGCCGGTGCTGCTCAGTGGGTTCCGCAACGCCGCATTGCAGGTGGTCGCGACGGCCACGGTGGCCGCCGCGGTCGGGCTGGGCGGACTGGGCCGGCTCCTGATCGACGGCCTGGCCGTCAACGACTACTCACGGGTTCTGGCCGGCGCCATCGTCGTCGCCGCACTGGCCGTACTCGTTGATCTCTTTCTGGCGCTGATCCAGCGCCTGATCGTCTCACCCGGATTGAAAGGTCTCTCATGA
- a CDS encoding GNAT family N-acetyltransferase yields the protein MIETGVHILDQAAWASLTGPHAHFAQGDGRALRYRPEISPIMAIPPVQDEQAWVDLHTLVGRRGQAFLSADIGTPPDGWTVDVRGEGVQLLSTAALRSAPSADLVVLGAADVPEMLDLVARTKPGPFELETYRLGTYLGVRRGERLVAMAGERLHPPGYTEISAVCTDPEFRGLGLASTLVRAVAHNIRERGEIPFMHAAASNVNAIRLYLSIGFELRRTRQFTVLTSPDRNP from the coding sequence GTGATCGAAACCGGAGTGCACATCCTCGACCAGGCCGCCTGGGCCTCATTGACCGGCCCGCACGCCCACTTCGCGCAGGGTGACGGCCGGGCACTGCGTTACCGCCCGGAGATCTCCCCGATCATGGCGATCCCTCCGGTCCAGGACGAACAGGCGTGGGTCGACCTGCACACCCTCGTCGGGCGGCGCGGGCAGGCGTTCCTCTCCGCCGACATCGGCACCCCGCCGGACGGATGGACCGTCGACGTGCGCGGCGAGGGCGTCCAACTCCTCTCCACCGCCGCACTGCGCTCCGCACCCTCCGCCGACCTGGTGGTCCTCGGCGCGGCAGACGTCCCGGAGATGTTGGATCTGGTGGCCCGGACCAAGCCCGGCCCGTTCGAGCTGGAAACCTACCGCCTCGGCACCTACCTCGGCGTCCGGCGGGGGGAGCGGTTGGTGGCGATGGCCGGCGAGCGCCTGCATCCGCCCGGTTACACCGAGATCAGCGCGGTCTGCACCGATCCCGAGTTCCGCGGGCTGGGTCTGGCGTCGACGCTGGTCCGTGCGGTCGCCCACAACATCCGGGAACGGGGCGAGATCCCGTTCATGCACGCCGCCGCCTCGAACGTCAACGCGATCCGGCTCTATCTGTCGATCGGCTTCGAGTTGCGCCGCACGCGCCAGTTCACCGTCCTGACCAGCCCCGACCGCAACCCCTGA
- a CDS encoding ABC transporter ATP-binding protein has protein sequence MITFEDVVKVYPGGATAVDHLSLELPTGKITVLVGPSGCGKTTSLRMINRMVTPTSGRILVDGEDVSRQDEARLRRGIGYVIQHAGLFPHRTVLDNVATVPVLLGKTRREARELALGLLERVGLSADFAKRYPAQLSGGQQQRVGVARALAADPPIMLMDEPFSAVDPVVRAQLHAEFLRLQQDLGKTIAMVTHDIDEAIKLGDHVAVFRTGGRLAQFATPRELLAAPADEFVASFVGRDRGLRSLSFDSAAELPVRPVEGIELDDSGRPLGRPGVFTKDDTLRVVADLVISSPGGVAVRVGPDGAADGVVSHHDLADYLASRRS, from the coding sequence ATGATCACATTCGAGGACGTCGTCAAGGTATACCCCGGCGGCGCCACGGCGGTGGACCATCTCAGCCTCGAGCTGCCCACCGGCAAGATCACCGTACTGGTCGGGCCCTCCGGTTGCGGTAAGACCACGTCGCTGCGGATGATCAACCGGATGGTCACGCCGACCTCCGGTCGGATCCTCGTCGACGGCGAGGACGTCTCACGACAGGACGAGGCGCGGCTGCGCCGGGGCATCGGCTACGTCATCCAGCACGCCGGGCTGTTCCCGCACCGGACCGTGCTGGACAACGTGGCGACCGTGCCGGTGCTGCTCGGCAAGACCCGCCGGGAGGCCCGCGAGCTCGCGCTCGGCCTGCTGGAACGGGTCGGCCTCTCCGCCGACTTCGCCAAGCGCTACCCGGCCCAGCTCAGCGGCGGCCAGCAGCAGCGTGTCGGGGTGGCCCGGGCGCTCGCCGCCGACCCGCCGATCATGCTGATGGACGAGCCGTTCAGCGCCGTCGACCCGGTGGTCCGGGCGCAGCTGCACGCCGAGTTCCTGCGCCTGCAGCAGGATCTGGGTAAGACCATCGCGATGGTGACCCACGACATCGACGAGGCGATCAAGCTCGGCGACCATGTGGCGGTGTTCCGTACCGGTGGGCGGCTGGCCCAGTTCGCGACGCCGCGGGAGCTGCTGGCCGCACCGGCCGACGAGTTCGTGGCGTCGTTCGTGGGCCGTGACCGGGGCCTGCGCAGCCTCTCCTTCGACAGCGCGGCCGAGCTGCCGGTCCGCCCGGTCGAGGGGATCGAGCTGGACGACTCCGGTCGCCCGCTCGGCCGGCCCGGCGTGTTCACCAAGGACGACACCCTGCGCGTCGTCGCCGACCTGGTGATCAGCTCACCGGGCGGGGTCGCGGTGCGGGTCGGGCCGGACGGCGCCGCCGACGGGGTGGTCAGCCACCATGACCTGGCCGACTACCTGGCGAGCCGCCGCTCATGA
- a CDS encoding carbohydrate-binding module family 20 domain-containing protein, whose amino-acid sequence MDSPRRRRRLTRILAATTLALGVGGFGVAQVLTGPDAFASPPGEKDVTAVMFEWSFASIARECTNTLGPLGYGYVQVSPPQEHIQGSQWWTSYQPVSYRIAGRLGDRAAFASMVSACHAAGVKVVADTVINHMSAGSGTGTGGTSYSKYNYPGVYSDADFHSCRSAISDYTNRSNVQDCELVNLSDLNTGSDYVRGKIAGYMNDLASLGVDGFRIDAAKHMAAADLAGIKAKLSNTGAYWKQEAIYGAGEAVQPTEYTGTGDVQEFRFARDLKRVFLSENLAYLSNFGTAWGYLPSNQAAVFVDNHDTERGGDTLSYKNGSAYTLAQVFTLAWPYGAPDVNSGYEFSNHDAGPPNNGTVNACYADGWKCQHAWRQIGNMVGFRNATRGTAVTNWWSNGADQIAFSRGAKGYVAINHEGSALTRTFQTSLPAGTYCDVQHGDPTANGGCTGTTYAVNSSGQFTATVPAGDAIALYVGASGVTPTTSVTPTPTSTATAGAGFNVTATTTLGQNIFVVGNQAALGNWAPASAVALSAATYPVWKGTVSLPAGTAFEYKYIRKNTDGSVTWESGANRTATVPASGQVTLNDTFR is encoded by the coding sequence GTGGACAGTCCCCGCAGGCGGCGACGCCTGACCCGCATCCTGGCCGCCACCACCCTCGCCCTCGGCGTCGGCGGCTTCGGTGTCGCCCAGGTCCTCACCGGCCCGGACGCCTTCGCGTCACCGCCCGGCGAGAAGGACGTCACCGCCGTCATGTTCGAGTGGAGCTTCGCGTCGATCGCTCGCGAGTGCACCAACACCCTCGGCCCGCTCGGTTACGGCTACGTCCAGGTGTCCCCGCCCCAGGAGCACATTCAGGGCAGCCAGTGGTGGACCTCCTACCAGCCGGTCTCGTACCGGATCGCGGGCCGTCTCGGTGACCGCGCGGCGTTCGCGAGCATGGTGAGCGCCTGTCACGCGGCCGGGGTCAAGGTCGTCGCCGACACGGTGATCAACCACATGTCCGCGGGCTCCGGCACCGGCACCGGCGGCACCTCGTACTCGAAGTACAACTACCCGGGTGTCTACTCCGACGCCGACTTCCACTCCTGCCGCTCGGCGATCAGCGACTACACCAACCGCAGCAACGTGCAGGACTGCGAGCTGGTCAACCTGTCCGACCTGAACACCGGCAGCGACTACGTGCGCGGCAAGATCGCCGGCTACATGAACGACCTGGCGTCGCTCGGTGTGGACGGTTTCCGGATCGACGCCGCCAAGCACATGGCCGCCGCCGATCTGGCCGGCATCAAGGCGAAGCTGAGCAACACCGGCGCGTACTGGAAGCAGGAGGCCATCTACGGCGCCGGCGAGGCGGTCCAGCCCACCGAGTACACCGGTACCGGCGATGTGCAGGAGTTCCGGTTCGCCCGCGACCTCAAGCGCGTCTTCCTCAGCGAGAACCTCGCCTACCTGTCGAACTTCGGCACCGCGTGGGGTTACCTGCCGAGCAACCAGGCGGCCGTCTTCGTCGACAACCACGACACCGAGCGCGGCGGGGACACCCTCAGCTACAAGAACGGGTCGGCGTACACCCTGGCCCAGGTCTTCACGCTGGCCTGGCCGTACGGCGCGCCGGACGTCAACTCCGGCTACGAGTTCAGCAACCACGACGCCGGCCCGCCGAACAACGGCACGGTCAACGCGTGCTACGCCGACGGGTGGAAGTGCCAGCACGCGTGGCGGCAGATCGGCAACATGGTCGGGTTCCGCAACGCCACCCGCGGCACGGCGGTCACCAACTGGTGGTCCAACGGCGCCGACCAGATCGCCTTCAGCCGGGGCGCCAAGGGTTACGTCGCGATCAACCACGAGGGCAGTGCGCTGACGCGCACCTTCCAGACCTCCCTTCCGGCCGGCACCTACTGCGACGTCCAGCACGGCGACCCCACGGCCAACGGCGGATGCACCGGTACGACGTACGCCGTCAACTCGTCGGGCCAGTTCACCGCGACCGTGCCCGCCGGTGACGCGATCGCCCTCTACGTCGGCGCCAGCGGGGTCACCCCGACGACGTCGGTCACGCCCACCCCGACCAGCACGGCCACGGCCGGTGCCGGCTTCAACGTCACCGCCACCACCACGCTCGGGCAGAACATCTTCGTCGTCGGCAACCAGGCCGCGCTCGGCAACTGGGCCCCGGCCTCCGCGGTCGCGCTGTCCGCGGCCACCTACCCGGTGTGGAAGGGCACCGTGTCACTGCCGGCCGGGACGGCCTTCGAGTACAAGTACATCCGCAAGAACACCGACGGCAGTGTCACGTGGGAGTCCGGCGCCAACCGCACCGCCACGGTGCCGGCCAGCGGTCAGGTCACGCTGAACGACACCTTCCGCTGA